The Rhodothermus profundi genome includes a window with the following:
- a CDS encoding DMT family transporter, giving the protein MKTRTLRSDLLILLATAIWGFAFVAQRVGMEYMGPFWFNALRFTMGSLVLVPLLAQRGSAEIPPSVQLRVGLLAGLILFLGASAQQIGLVYTTAGKAGFITGLYVIFVPLLGIFWRQHTYLDAWLGAMLAAAGMYLLSVAETLTVNPGDMLVLASAVCWAFHIHLIDRYAHRMPPFRLAFTQFVACALLSGLTAAVVETPVLPTERNAWGALLYAGFLSVGIGYTLQVVAQREAHPTHAAILFSLEAVFAALGGWWLLNETLTTRQLLGCMLMLGGMLLSQLRPFTRRLPVSLS; this is encoded by the coding sequence ATGAAAACCCGTACGCTTCGCTCAGACCTGCTCATTTTGCTGGCCACGGCCATCTGGGGCTTTGCCTTTGTGGCGCAGCGCGTCGGTATGGAGTACATGGGGCCGTTCTGGTTTAATGCGTTGCGATTTACGATGGGTAGTCTTGTCCTGGTGCCCCTGCTCGCCCAGCGTGGTTCTGCCGAAATCCCTCCCAGCGTACAGTTGCGGGTGGGATTGCTGGCAGGTCTGATTCTCTTCCTCGGCGCTTCTGCGCAGCAGATTGGTCTGGTCTATACGACTGCGGGCAAGGCTGGCTTCATAACCGGCCTCTACGTGATTTTTGTGCCCCTTCTGGGCATTTTCTGGCGGCAGCATACTTATCTGGATGCCTGGCTGGGAGCAATGTTAGCGGCCGCCGGGATGTATTTGCTCAGTGTGGCGGAAACGCTTACCGTCAATCCGGGAGATATGCTGGTGCTGGCGAGCGCTGTCTGCTGGGCTTTCCATATTCATCTAATCGATCGCTATGCCCACCGCATGCCTCCTTTTCGGCTGGCGTTTACCCAGTTTGTCGCATGTGCTCTGCTAAGCGGGCTGACGGCTGCGGTGGTCGAGACGCCTGTGTTGCCAACCGAACGTAATGCCTGGGGGGCATTACTCTATGCCGGGTTTCTTTCCGTAGGCATTGGATACACGTTGCAGGTGGTGGCTCAGCGCGAAGCACATCCCACGCATGCAGCGATTCTTTTCAGTTTGGAGGCGGTTTTTGCAGCGCTTGGAGGGTGGTGGTTGCTCAACGAAACGCTCACAACGCGCCAGCTTCTGGGATGCATGCTGATGCTGGGAGGCATGCTGCTTTCACAGTTGCGTCCTTTTACGCGCCGACTTCCCGTTTCTCTGTCGTAG
- a CDS encoding RsmB/NOP family class I SAM-dependent RNA methyltransferase produces MSTTTLLRVYPVWIEAVGTVLQEIFRSPLPADTILQQFFRKHRKMGKRDRAFVAETVYGMLRHYRRLAYAARRRADDLRFLTLLYLKVFGFGAASLDLPVRPSEQGALEASVQRFQHPSLPDDPVAALGLCYSLPDWLIAAWLDTLPREAVEARCAALKAPAPLTIRVNTLKTDRETVRQRLRAEGFPSRPTPYSPVGLILEEKAFIFRTRAFQEGLFEVQDEGSQLISFLTEAQPGQVVVDGCAGGGGKTLHLAALMQGKGRLYAFDIHKARLQELRPRARRADVHNIRLHVLPHNRASIVRRLYGKADVVLVDAPCSGTGVLRRNPDAAWKMTPARVTALVEQQRQILDAYAPLVRPGGRLVYATCSLLPAENEQQVHAFLERHPDFVLAPATDVLSRQGIVLPHQRDAFLRVEPATHGTDGFFAAVLLRRS; encoded by the coding sequence ATGTCAACAACAACGTTGCTCCGCGTCTATCCGGTATGGATTGAAGCGGTAGGCACCGTCCTTCAGGAGATTTTTCGTTCGCCACTGCCGGCCGACACCATCTTGCAACAGTTCTTCCGAAAACATCGCAAGATGGGCAAACGGGACCGGGCCTTTGTCGCTGAAACCGTTTACGGAATGCTGCGGCACTACCGACGCCTGGCTTACGCCGCCCGACGCCGCGCCGATGATCTGCGTTTTCTCACCTTGCTCTATTTAAAAGTGTTTGGCTTCGGAGCGGCCTCGCTCGATCTGCCCGTGCGTCCCTCCGAACAGGGAGCCCTTGAAGCATCGGTCCAGCGGTTTCAGCACCCCTCGCTTCCGGACGATCCGGTAGCTGCTCTCGGCCTGTGCTACAGCCTGCCCGACTGGCTGATAGCTGCCTGGCTGGACACGCTTCCCCGCGAGGCAGTCGAAGCCCGCTGCGCCGCCCTGAAAGCGCCGGCCCCGCTGACCATCCGGGTCAACACGCTAAAAACCGACCGCGAGACCGTCCGGCAACGATTGCGGGCCGAGGGCTTTCCGAGCCGCCCGACCCCTTACAGTCCCGTGGGGTTGATCCTGGAAGAAAAGGCGTTCATTTTCCGCACCCGTGCCTTTCAGGAAGGGCTTTTCGAGGTGCAAGATGAAGGCAGTCAACTCATCAGTTTTCTCACCGAAGCTCAGCCGGGTCAGGTGGTCGTGGACGGCTGTGCCGGTGGCGGTGGCAAGACGCTCCACCTGGCGGCGCTCATGCAGGGCAAAGGACGATTGTATGCCTTCGACATCCATAAAGCGCGCCTGCAGGAACTCCGCCCACGAGCACGTCGTGCGGACGTGCACAACATTCGGCTGCACGTGCTGCCGCACAACCGCGCCTCCATTGTGCGCCGCCTGTATGGCAAAGCTGATGTTGTGCTCGTGGATGCACCTTGCAGCGGCACCGGCGTCCTTCGGCGTAATCCAGATGCTGCCTGGAAAATGACGCCTGCGCGCGTAACCGCCCTTGTCGAGCAGCAGCGGCAAATTCTTGATGCCTACGCTCCCCTGGTGCGGCCGGGTGGCCGGCTTGTTTACGCTACCTGCTCGCTATTGCCGGCAGAAAACGAACAGCAGGTGCACGCTTTTCTGGAGCGCCACCCGGACTTTGTCCTGGCCCCGGCCACCGATGTGCTATCCCGCCAGGGAATTGTGCTTCCCCATCAACGCGATGCATTTCTCCGCGTGGAGCCTGCCACGCATGGAACCGACGGATTCTTTGCAGCCGTACTGCTGCGGCGGTCGTAA
- a CDS encoding alpha/beta hydrolase family protein: MRYALIGAFLSLSALVLQAQPFSLEDVLSAPYVEAAVFAPEVPRVAWVVNQEGVRNIWIADAPDFRPVPVTHYTEDDGQVLGSLAFTPDGRLLLYVRGGAPNRRGEYPNPRSLPDGVRREVWVVELATGRTWSLGEGANPVVSPDGQTVLFSRRGTLYRIALHPDSTEARPLFRARGSTQSPAWSPDGRYVAFVSSRGAYSFIGVYDTHAHRIRWMAPGVDRDMDPVWSPDGRHLAFIRQPGLKKGERYNLMAGYPFQILIAEVATGEARVVWRSPGRDGGFAQYYPAEPLRWVRNGRLLFYSEHEGWLHIYSLDPEQGTLTDLTPGKAEAEHSVVSRDGAWLYFSGNHNDIDRRHLWRVPTTGGTPELLTPGTGIETDPIISPDGRWLVYRAATARRPQHLVALDLQTRRMHRIFPEQLPERFPEAYLVEPEPVVFASLDGLTLHGQLFRPPDLRSGERRPAVIFLHGGPIRQMLLGWHYRGYYARAYALNQYLAARGYVVLSLNYRTGIGYGRAFRLAARQGPRGASEYQDVVAAALFLRHLPEVDPDRIGLWGGSYGGYLTAMGLARDSELFAAGVDLHGVHDWAFRATDFSPGGGWGIANHPDSLALAYRSSPVADIDRWRSPVLLIHGDDDRNVLFEQTVDLAQRLRERGVHVELLVLPDEVHSFLLHESWLRAYHATVDFLDRMLRDRTLPFRHN; the protein is encoded by the coding sequence ATGCGGTACGCTTTGATTGGCGCATTCCTGTCTCTGTCGGCGCTTGTGCTGCAGGCGCAGCCTTTTTCGCTCGAAGACGTGCTGAGCGCTCCCTATGTGGAAGCTGCGGTCTTTGCGCCGGAGGTCCCTCGCGTCGCCTGGGTAGTCAATCAGGAAGGGGTGCGGAACATCTGGATAGCCGACGCCCCGGACTTCCGTCCGGTACCGGTAACCCATTACACAGAAGACGACGGACAGGTGCTCGGTAGCCTCGCCTTTACCCCCGATGGTCGCCTGCTGCTGTATGTGCGCGGCGGCGCACCCAACCGACGGGGGGAATATCCCAACCCCCGGAGTCTGCCCGACGGCGTGCGCCGCGAAGTGTGGGTGGTCGAGCTGGCTACCGGTCGGACCTGGTCCTTAGGAGAAGGAGCCAACCCGGTGGTTTCACCGGATGGGCAGACCGTACTGTTCAGCCGACGCGGCACCCTGTATCGCATAGCTCTGCACCCCGACTCAACCGAGGCGCGACCGCTCTTCCGAGCGCGGGGCAGCACTCAGTCGCCTGCCTGGTCGCCGGACGGCCGCTACGTAGCGTTCGTGAGTAGCCGAGGCGCCTATAGCTTCATCGGCGTTTACGACACCCACGCCCATCGCATTCGGTGGATGGCACCAGGCGTTGACCGCGACATGGATCCAGTCTGGTCGCCCGATGGCCGGCATCTGGCCTTTATTCGCCAGCCCGGCTTGAAGAAAGGGGAACGCTATAACCTGATGGCCGGCTATCCTTTTCAGATTTTGATCGCCGAAGTAGCAACGGGCGAGGCACGCGTCGTCTGGAGGTCGCCGGGTCGCGATGGAGGATTTGCGCAGTACTATCCGGCCGAACCGCTGCGCTGGGTACGCAATGGCCGACTGCTGTTTTACTCGGAGCATGAAGGCTGGCTGCACATTTACAGCCTGGATCCAGAACAGGGTACGTTGACCGATCTGACCCCGGGCAAAGCAGAAGCCGAGCACAGCGTTGTGTCGCGCGACGGTGCCTGGCTTTACTTTAGTGGCAACCACAACGATATCGACCGGCGGCACCTGTGGCGGGTACCAACGACCGGAGGCACTCCTGAACTGCTTACGCCGGGCACCGGCATCGAAACAGATCCCATCATTTCGCCGGACGGTCGCTGGCTGGTTTACCGGGCCGCTACGGCCCGACGCCCACAGCATCTGGTCGCGCTCGACCTGCAAACGCGCAGGATGCATCGCATCTTTCCGGAGCAGTTACCCGAACGTTTCCCGGAGGCTTACCTGGTCGAACCAGAGCCTGTGGTTTTCGCTTCCCTGGATGGACTCACGCTTCACGGTCAGCTCTTTCGGCCGCCTGATCTGCGCTCGGGCGAACGCCGGCCAGCCGTGATCTTCCTGCATGGCGGCCCTATCCGCCAGATGCTGTTAGGCTGGCATTACCGGGGATATTATGCCCGGGCGTATGCCTTAAACCAGTACCTGGCAGCCCGGGGCTATGTGGTGCTGTCGCTTAACTACCGTACTGGGATTGGGTACGGACGAGCGTTTCGCCTGGCTGCGCGTCAGGGACCTCGTGGCGCTTCAGAATACCAGGACGTTGTAGCAGCTGCGCTCTTTTTGCGTCACCTGCCTGAGGTCGATCCTGACCGCATCGGCCTCTGGGGCGGCTCTTACGGCGGCTATCTAACGGCCATGGGGCTGGCCCGCGATTCCGAGTTGTTTGCTGCCGGCGTCGATCTGCATGGCGTGCACGACTGGGCGTTCCGTGCTACGGACTTTTCGCCCGGCGGCGGCTGGGGCATCGCCAACCATCCTGATAGCCTGGCCCTGGCCTATCGCTCTTCACCCGTAGCCGACATAGATCGCTGGCGCTCTCCGGTCCTGCTGATCCACGGCGACGATGACCGCAACGTCCTCTTCGAGCAGACCGTGGATCTGGCCCAACGGCTACGGGAACGGGGCGTGCACGTTGAGCTGCTCGTCCTGCCCGACGAGGTGCACAGCTTTCTGCTGCATGAAAGCTGGCTGCGCGCCTATCACGCCACCGTAGACTTTCTGGACCGTATGCTCCGCGACCGCACGCTGCCTTTCAGGCACAACTAA
- a CDS encoding amidohydrolase yields the protein MRRYGIIWGLLLAVSVSVAEAQTLDAYKQEALRETEQLRETLQHLAQELWRYAETALQEHRSAELLASALEAEGFRVQRGVAGMPTAFIAEWGSGRPIIGILAEYDALPGVGNEPVPSRQPRADAVTSGHGCGHNLFGAASTVGAIVLKRLMERHQLPGTVRLYGTPAEETVVGKVYMAREGVFDDLDAAIEWHPGTETAVRNQPGRAMNNFIVRFYGQAAHASADPWNGRSALDAVELMNHAANMMREHVHPTARIHYVITDGGEAPNVVPERAEVWYYVRDINRERVEFMYEWLKKIAEGAALMTRTEYDIQFITGVHEVLLNRPLQEAVQANLELVGPPRFDAEEQQFARALQEFLQVDPVGLDTTIKPLPEGPEPPRGGSTDVAEVSWITPTVGFSVATAAKDVPWHSWATTACHGTSIGYKGAEVAAKVIATTGLDMLLRPELLQAAREEFLRLTGGKPYQSPLPPDQPPPVPARTDR from the coding sequence ATGCGGCGCTACGGGATTATCTGGGGCTTACTGCTGGCTGTAAGTGTTTCGGTCGCGGAAGCCCAGACGCTGGACGCTTATAAGCAAGAGGCGTTGCGCGAAACAGAGCAGCTTCGGGAGACGCTGCAGCATTTAGCGCAGGAGCTCTGGCGCTATGCGGAAACGGCGTTGCAGGAGCACCGGTCGGCCGAATTGCTGGCCAGTGCATTGGAGGCTGAGGGCTTTCGGGTGCAGCGGGGCGTGGCCGGGATGCCGACAGCGTTTATCGCCGAATGGGGAAGTGGGCGGCCTATTATCGGCATTCTGGCCGAGTACGATGCGCTGCCTGGTGTGGGCAACGAACCGGTTCCCTCTCGTCAGCCTCGAGCCGACGCAGTGACCAGCGGACATGGCTGCGGGCATAACCTGTTTGGCGCAGCTTCCACGGTGGGCGCCATTGTGTTAAAGCGTCTCATGGAGCGCCATCAGCTCCCCGGAACGGTTCGGCTCTATGGAACGCCTGCCGAGGAGACCGTCGTGGGCAAGGTGTACATGGCCCGCGAAGGTGTGTTCGATGATCTGGATGCGGCCATTGAGTGGCATCCCGGGACGGAAACGGCCGTGCGCAACCAGCCGGGACGGGCCATGAACAACTTTATTGTGCGTTTTTATGGTCAGGCGGCGCATGCTTCGGCCGATCCCTGGAACGGCCGCAGTGCGCTGGATGCCGTCGAGTTGATGAACCACGCGGCCAATATGATGCGGGAGCACGTTCATCCAACGGCGCGCATCCACTATGTGATTACAGACGGCGGTGAAGCCCCCAACGTTGTGCCCGAGCGCGCTGAAGTCTGGTACTACGTCCGCGATATCAACCGGGAGCGCGTCGAGTTCATGTACGAGTGGCTGAAGAAAATCGCCGAAGGGGCAGCGCTCATGACGCGCACCGAGTATGACATCCAGTTCATCACGGGCGTGCACGAAGTGCTTCTGAACCGGCCGCTGCAGGAAGCCGTCCAGGCCAACCTGGAGCTGGTGGGGCCTCCGCGTTTTGATGCGGAAGAGCAACAGTTTGCCCGGGCGTTGCAGGAATTTCTGCAAGTAGATCCGGTAGGTCTGGATACAACGATCAAGCCTCTGCCTGAGGGACCAGAGCCACCTCGAGGCGGATCGACCGATGTGGCGGAGGTTAGTTGGATTACGCCAACGGTAGGTTTTAGCGTGGCCACGGCTGCGAAAGATGTCCCCTGGCATAGCTGGGCCACCACGGCCTGTCATGGCACTTCCATCGGTTACAAAGGCGCCGAAGTGGCTGCTAAGGTAATTGCCACCACAGGTCTGGACATGTTGCTGCGGCCTGAGCTGCTTCAGGCTGCCCGTGAGGAATTTCTGCGCCTGACCGGCGGCAAACCCTATCAGTCGCCGCTGCCTCCCGACCAGCCTCCACCTGTACCGGCTCGCACAGACCGTTAG
- a CDS encoding DUF6515 family protein has translation MRTRSKVGFSLLLTVLLLIGFVANAAQAHPKRIVKVLPRGHVIVHVGKLRYHYHAGVFYRPVRGGFVVVRAPVGAIVPILPPRYRVVHVHGRVYYEHRGVIYRPIRRHGHTAYMVVRLHVDL, from the coding sequence ATGCGTACCCGGAGCAAGGTAGGTTTTTCTCTGCTACTGACCGTCCTGTTGCTGATTGGCTTTGTCGCAAACGCAGCGCAGGCTCATCCCAAACGGATAGTGAAAGTGCTTCCGCGTGGTCACGTGATCGTTCACGTGGGCAAGCTTCGCTACCACTACCATGCCGGCGTCTTTTACCGGCCGGTTCGAGGAGGCTTTGTAGTGGTCCGCGCTCCGGTTGGAGCCATCGTACCAATACTGCCCCCGCGCTATCGGGTCGTGCATGTGCACGGACGCGTGTACTACGAACACCGAGGCGTGATTTACCGACCCATTCGACGCCATGGTCACACCGCTTATATGGTCGTCAGGCTCCACGTAGACTTGTAG
- a CDS encoding DUF7009 family protein, producing the protein MKLRLTERDLRLRLEADDLEMLRQTGRVELATPFDAQTAFTCTLRIDAQTAVPVAHLDGSRLTVLLPTDEARQWLDSDQIGIEARQSAGPNRTLKLLIEKDIGCRHKPQARPSDATVEH; encoded by the coding sequence ATGAAACTCCGTCTTACCGAACGCGACCTGCGCCTCCGCCTGGAAGCTGACGATCTGGAAATGTTGCGGCAAACGGGCCGTGTGGAACTCGCAACCCCTTTCGATGCACAGACAGCTTTCACCTGCACGCTCCGTATCGATGCGCAGACGGCTGTCCCGGTGGCTCATCTGGACGGCTCGCGTCTTACCGTGCTGCTTCCTACCGACGAAGCCCGGCAATGGCTCGACAGTGATCAGATCGGTATTGAAGCGCGCCAGTCGGCCGGTCCCAACCGCACGCTGAAGCTGCTCATTGAAAAGGATATTGGCTGCCGGCACAAACCACAGGCGCGGCCGTCCGATGCCACCGTTGAACACTGA
- the mobA gene encoding molybdenum cofactor guanylyltransferase — protein MPPLNTDLTALLLAGGRSRRFGTDKARAEVNGRPMLQRVYDVARRFTPHVLLSVRADGDFYFDLVPPAVPRLLDPVPDAGPLAGLVAGLRTARTPWLLALACDLPFLTKEALQPLLEARTADVTAVVPITSDGYRQPLCALYHVAAVRPVAEAQLTAGCYALQTLLDRLRLAILSLPDASLRNVNVPDDLRLGGIGPE, from the coding sequence ATGCCACCGTTGAACACTGACCTGACGGCACTTTTACTGGCCGGCGGCCGAAGTCGCCGCTTTGGGACCGACAAAGCGCGGGCCGAAGTAAACGGCAGGCCCATGCTCCAACGGGTCTATGACGTAGCCCGGCGTTTCACGCCGCACGTTCTGCTCAGCGTTCGGGCCGATGGCGACTTTTATTTTGATCTGGTACCGCCAGCCGTTCCGCGCTTGCTGGATCCGGTGCCCGATGCCGGTCCGCTGGCCGGGCTGGTTGCAGGACTGCGCACCGCGCGTACGCCCTGGTTGCTGGCCCTGGCCTGCGACCTGCCTTTCCTGACGAAGGAAGCCCTTCAGCCACTGCTTGAGGCCCGCACTGCTGACGTCACGGCTGTGGTGCCCATTACGTCCGACGGTTACCGTCAACCGCTCTGCGCGCTGTACCATGTAGCGGCGGTGCGTCCGGTCGCCGAAGCGCAGCTTACGGCTGGTTGCTACGCGCTACAAACGTTGCTTGACCGGTTACGGCTCGCTATCCTGTCCCTGCCGGATGCTTCCCTGCGCAATGTCAACGTACCCGACGACCTACGACTCGGAGGCATCGGTCCGGAATGA
- a CDS encoding Clp1/GlmU family protein produces the protein MDITVPAEWEALRARLLNGRPWRLLMVAGPINAGKTTLACWLAEQLQAQTRTLFLDADPGQSLIGPPTTLALSALPLHPERWLKLRFVGHISPEGHLLQMLSGLVRLVEAARRHRAQRLVIDLPGHMANEAGRELFFQMLDVLRPDYVVALQRDAELEPVLQCFRRSRRPRIIRLAVAEAVQERDRWMRSSYRRDRFQRYFAEARLRRLSVRARGLHGMVPALDNPEAVRHRLVALCDRYGFARVLGIVTRYDADLQWLYLWAPPFQAREIATIQFGRFRLDPAEVRSGMQRQYLPLRKASFRTDASES, from the coding sequence ATGGACATTACCGTTCCGGCTGAATGGGAAGCGTTGCGCGCGCGGTTATTGAACGGAAGGCCATGGCGCCTGCTGATGGTGGCAGGCCCGATTAATGCCGGCAAGACCACGCTGGCATGCTGGCTGGCCGAGCAATTGCAGGCGCAAACCCGTACGCTTTTTCTGGATGCCGATCCAGGGCAATCGCTGATAGGTCCACCGACTACGCTGGCGCTGAGCGCGCTTCCGCTTCATCCCGAGCGCTGGCTCAAGCTCCGATTTGTGGGGCATATTTCGCCGGAGGGACATCTGCTGCAGATGCTCAGCGGGCTGGTGCGCCTGGTCGAAGCAGCGCGTCGCCATCGGGCGCAGCGGCTGGTAATCGACCTGCCTGGCCATATGGCCAACGAAGCTGGACGTGAACTGTTTTTTCAGATGCTGGATGTGCTGCGCCCGGACTATGTGGTCGCCCTCCAACGCGATGCTGAGCTGGAGCCAGTGCTCCAGTGCTTCCGAAGAAGCCGGCGCCCTCGGATTATTCGGCTGGCAGTGGCGGAAGCCGTACAGGAGCGCGACCGGTGGATGCGAAGCTCGTACCGCCGCGACCGATTTCAACGCTACTTTGCCGAGGCGCGATTGCGGCGGCTGTCGGTGCGCGCGCGTGGACTGCACGGCATGGTACCGGCGCTGGACAATCCGGAAGCGGTCCGGCATCGCCTGGTGGCTCTCTGTGATCGATATGGATTCGCCCGGGTGCTGGGGATCGTAACCCGGTATGACGCCGACCTGCAGTGGCTGTATCTCTGGGCCCCTCCCTTTCAGGCGCGTGAAATTGCCACGATCCAGTTCGGACGCTTCCGGCTGGATCCGGCGGAGGTCAGATCAGGAATGCAACGACAATACCTTCCTCTCCGAAAAGCCTCATTCCGGACCGATGCCTCCGAGTCGTAG
- a CDS encoding ABC-ATPase domain-containing protein — protein MRMRTDAVSVQTAEALRRQLRRIDGRGYKAYKTLQGAYDLGDFVLHLVHVQGDPFATPSRVHVWVPQQVAQFPVWSYQSEARAIGVAHLLARTFAEKARRFSRPRGSGHSGRIEMDCPGQEVLPRTAVRLTAEGVEARFSVGLPAYGRRIAADEAQALLLEDVPRVVRESLRFSAYDPDAVRTFAEVNEDATWLRAQLPSWGLVAFVANGACLPRRSGVDERPLETGAVLFQAPPSLQREVVLPSGRRLTGMGIPAGVTLIVGGGYHGKSTLLRALERGVYNHAPGDGREFVVTVPDAVKVRAEDGRSVAGVDLSPFIRNLPSGIDTRAFSTANASGSTSQAAAIQEALEIGTSLLLIDEDTAATNFMVRDRRMQRLVPGAQEPITPFIDRVRQLYETRGVSTILVVGSSGDFFDVADTVIKLHEYRVEDVTTAAREIARAFPSERTPVPDNPFREPSVRRVPDPSSVSPQKGKRLSYVRARGRETLQLGTTIVDLRAVEQLVHVAQTRAIGQALAYARRRYMDGRRTIPEIVAAVLADIERQGLDVLDPRGLLDLAGFRAQELAAALNRLRTLRVRVEPPA, from the coding sequence ATGAGAATGCGAACGGATGCGGTGTCGGTGCAGACGGCCGAAGCCCTGCGACGGCAGCTCCGGCGCATCGACGGGCGGGGATACAAGGCATACAAGACGCTGCAGGGAGCCTATGATCTAGGAGATTTCGTGCTGCATCTGGTGCACGTGCAGGGCGATCCCTTTGCCACGCCCAGCCGCGTGCACGTCTGGGTCCCCCAGCAGGTTGCTCAATTTCCCGTGTGGAGTTATCAGTCGGAGGCGCGGGCGATCGGCGTGGCTCATCTGCTGGCCCGCACCTTTGCTGAGAAAGCTCGACGTTTCAGTCGTCCGCGAGGGAGCGGGCACAGCGGACGGATCGAAATGGACTGCCCCGGCCAGGAAGTGCTCCCCCGCACCGCGGTGCGGCTAACGGCCGAAGGCGTCGAAGCCCGCTTTTCCGTCGGGCTCCCGGCCTACGGTCGCCGGATTGCTGCCGACGAGGCCCAGGCTCTGCTGCTGGAAGACGTACCACGGGTCGTGCGCGAAAGCCTGCGCTTTTCGGCCTACGATCCGGACGCCGTGCGCACGTTCGCCGAAGTGAACGAAGACGCTACCTGGCTGCGGGCGCAACTGCCGTCCTGGGGACTGGTGGCGTTCGTGGCCAACGGCGCCTGCCTGCCTCGTCGCTCCGGCGTGGACGAGCGGCCTCTGGAAACCGGTGCCGTGCTGTTTCAGGCGCCACCTTCCCTGCAGCGAGAGGTCGTGCTGCCCAGCGGTCGTCGCCTGACCGGCATGGGCATTCCGGCCGGCGTTACCCTTATCGTGGGCGGCGGCTATCACGGAAAAAGCACGCTCCTGCGGGCGCTGGAACGCGGCGTCTATAACCATGCGCCGGGCGACGGCCGGGAGTTCGTCGTGACCGTGCCCGATGCGGTCAAAGTGCGGGCGGAGGATGGGCGGAGTGTGGCTGGCGTGGATCTGTCCCCTTTCATTCGCAATCTGCCCTCTGGCATTGATACGCGCGCGTTCTCCACGGCCAATGCCAGCGGTTCAACCAGCCAGGCGGCCGCTATCCAGGAGGCGCTGGAAATCGGCACTTCGCTGCTACTTATCGACGAAGATACGGCGGCCACCAACTTCATGGTACGCGACCGACGGATGCAGCGCCTGGTGCCCGGCGCTCAAGAGCCCATCACACCGTTCATTGACCGCGTGCGCCAGCTTTACGAAACGCGGGGCGTCAGTACGATTCTGGTGGTCGGCTCCAGCGGCGACTTTTTCGACGTGGCCGACACCGTCATCAAACTGCACGAATACCGCGTGGAAGACGTGACCACAGCGGCTCGAGAAATTGCCCGGGCGTTTCCAAGCGAGCGCACGCCCGTTCCGGATAATCCCTTCCGGGAACCGTCTGTGCGACGCGTGCCTGATCCATCCAGCGTGTCGCCCCAGAAAGGAAAACGTTTGTCCTACGTTCGGGCACGCGGGCGCGAAACGCTTCAGCTCGGGACCACCATTGTAGACCTGCGGGCCGTTGAACAACTGGTGCACGTGGCACAGACGCGAGCTATTGGACAGGCGCTGGCCTATGCCCGTCGGCGTTACATGGATGGCCGCCGCACGATTCCGGAAATCGTGGCGGCTGTGCTGGCAGATATCGAGCGGCAAGGTCTGGACGTGCTGGATCCCCGGGGGTTGCTGGACCTGGCCGGATTTCGCGCGCAAGAGCTGGCGGCTGCGCTGAACCGTCTGCGGACGCTTCGGGTGCGCGTCGAACCACCTGCCTGA